The DNA sequence aggtatttatgttgATATTTCAGTGCAGAAATAGGAATCAATGTGGTAGCAAAGCTTTCATGTCAGTGTAGAGGAGCACATCACTCGATGGAATGTTTCGTGTCTGTTACAGTTacactaaatataataatgtttgaTCTTGTCAatgtgtatgtatttaaagGTGATCATTATAGTCATCATCACActgaataattatttgaagatggtatttataaaaaaatatataagtagatAAAAATCTGTGAAAGAAAGGAAAGGACGGCGTGGCAGTCATGCCATGGCTGTCTAGTAAGTGGTATCTTCCACAGTGGGCTTACCTGAATGTGGTCTAACTAtagcaaataaattatatactcaTGATGCCTACTCTTACCTACAAAATACTGAATAGTGTGTTTGGCTTTTGACGTTAGATTAGGAATGAGTCACTGGACATTAATGGACACTGCATAGAATTTGTTACTATAAAACATTCAGTTTTTGTTGAgtttttgcaataattatatgagaaaagtttatataaattattgctACAAGTTTACAATGTATGCAACCGGCTTGTCACAAAATCCTTTCAAAAAtgtcaaatttaataaacCATTATTGAAtaatactgtttttatttcattacaaacTTCCTTCCTTGGTGTGTACCTGCTGTTGTGGTTGTagcttttaagtttttaaagtGTAGGGAAAGGTATGTATGCACAGTTGCTAAAGTATAGTCTTCTCGGAATAATCACAGAAAAGAACTTATGGGTACaaataacatctatatttatCATTGACTAAGTAAAACTACAAAATAGGTGTCCTTAAACATACTTTCCGTACCAGCGATGATCAAACGGCGACAGGTGCTTGTGACAGCCTCCCATGTTGTTCTGGATGATGTACTTCATTGTGTACGGATTCCTGTTGTTCTCCTCTCTCCATTTCTCATCAGCTGCCTTCTTCTCCATGATCTGTTGGGATACTGGCTCCGCGGCAAAGGGTAATCTTTCAGCAATAATTCTTAACATAGTTTGAACCTGAAATATTcaagttaaataattaatacaaatatagaaCAAAAACAAGacaagtttaatttattaggCTCAAAATACAATGATTACACgatgaattaaaataaaatagaaaaactGTCTAatctaataaacaaaaatagtattttgggagacaaaaaaatatatattttgtaaattgtattattattatttattgtaaagtcTAAATTCTATACCCTACACAAAATACAACTACAAAGTCAAAAACTCTATCTCCTTCTCAGCATGCAAGACAAGATGTCTGACTTCCcagatataggtacatataagaTTTTCTTACTTCAGCATATTCACATTTGCCTCCAATTTCCAGTATGATTCTCCCAGTCTTGATTGGAGTCACATAATGATCTATGGCACCTTTTCCTCCTCCCATTCTCTGGCCTTGACCCTTTTTCGTGATAGGTTGCCACACGGGCTCCAATCTCCATATAGCAAACATCCTCTTCTGGTCCAGGTGTCTCGCCACTACCAGACGAGCCATCTCAAAATGTTCATGCCTCATTCTACCTCCTCCTGTAGCCTGAAACACCAAGTGTGTTACCAACGTTGTATGAAatattaacccccttattcatagaaaagttaaagGATTATTTTAGCTAGTCTATCCTTATTTGtcaatgtaggtactatttgtTTGGGGTAAGTTCATTGTAATCAAAGAAATGTAACAACTAGGTACTAGCTAAGTACCAATAATTcaatttaatgtaattatttctTTAGTAATATGTAAATTGAATCAAGTAACTTACCACAACCCCAAACTGTTTTAATTGCAAGGTGTTGTGTAGTAATTCTGGCCCTCTCATGTAGCGCAGCCTTTTTTGCATTTTAGGTGGCTTCAGATTAGGTGGAAATTGAGGCACCTTTTCATAAACACGCAGCCTCTTTCTTTCAGGCAATTCAATGTCTGAAATATATATTACATGAAATTAATTAACCGACCTACATAGTGAGTACAATAacgttaaatttaatgtttcttAACTTACCATCATAGTTCTTTGGTGGTGGGAAATATTTTATGCCTGCTACTGGAGATATCACCACATTGTGGGTTTTCAGAGAACCTGTAATGATTCGAATGATTGTCTTAATAAATAGGGATATGTAGGCATAGTAATAGTACAGCTAGGCATGATTTATCTCAAATAGAAGTAATCTTACCCAATGTCAACCTAAGGAATTGTTGTGATAACATTCTaacttgttattattataataatccaGTAAAGAATATTATAGGACTAGTCCAACttaaatttatattcaatGTATATTCAAGCAGGCTGCTTTGTTGTATTAAGAGATcccatttaattattttgatcCCAAGTTCGCTTTTTCTAATAAATAACCTCAAAAATTATGCGatcacagagtaggtaatcGTAGCATCTGTCAGATTTGttcacagaaaaaaatacttctcATTGCTGTTCTGTGAGTGTGGGTCAACAAGGAAATGGGCTTCAGCTgcgaccggcccaacgaacgccaacgaacgggtttcgttgaccttcgttgctacaatctgccctgtattatgtatgataaatatccatcgttggcataaccgttggcgttcgttgggcgttcgtttgcccggtctgtacgcagctttttCATCGAAGTTGGCCCTCTTATGTAGTCTCTACTAATCTCACTACTAATCTAATCGGTTCGTTTAATTTCTCCTCCTAATACTTATTTGCTGGGAACATAGCCATTATTCTCTTGGATTggagctcagaataataataactttgaaataataattgtttatgGTAGGTCACACACGTCCATTGATCAAACGTCACCTCACCACTTTGCAAAACAAAACGTCAACAACGTCAATCAGCTGAATTTTCCACTGCGGCGTGTGAATGcgtaaattaaattgtaatttgtgtttatttataaaataagcaTCCCAACTATAAACATGGCAACAGGAGTTAAGCCTCGTGAAGAAGATGTCCAGTTCTCTAGAACTGACTTGGAAGCTATACAAGAAGCAATGAAGAATAAGAAGTTTCGAGAATTATTGGCAGAGTACTGCGACGAGATGCGTGACCCGGCGAGCCAAGCCCTATATCAAAAAGAAATGACACAACTTGAGAAGGAACGCGGTTATGATGTAACATTTATCAACCCGAAGGGCGGATATGTTATCAAAACTAGTGTCGCCGGCGACAGGAAAGCGTTTATTAACATTTGCAGTAATGGCTACGTCGGCAAACCGTCCTGCAATATAAAGGTAATTGACGGTAAAAAAGGTATGAACTGGCTTATACCCTACTCGTTAATCCCGCCTAGAGAAGATTACGATGCTAAGAGGCAAAAATGTGTTATTTATGATGTTGTTTTCCATCCTGACACCCTGCGAATGGCCGACCAGAATAAGCAATTCCGGGAGCTTGTAAACAACACTGCCTTCGATGCATTGAAGAAAACATACAACATTCACTTGGACAGTAACAATTTACGTTTTCCAAAATCATTGTACAAGGGAATGGCCAACCCAGCAGTTATCAGGAAAGAAGATCCTGACTACCAACCACCAACTGAAGAGGAAACTGAACATTTGTCCCCAGAAATAATGGAGAAGTTGTATCCTCAGCATAATTATCAGCAGCCTAAGCCTGATAATCTAAATGAGAAGAAACAATCAagaaaaaatgagaaaaatgtTACAAGTGAATTTAGACACTCAACCAAAAATGGCTACACTGTAccgaaatatataattaaacaGCAGAAAAATGTAGACCTACAAGAGTATACTTTCCATAAAGACAGCAAACAGCACTCAGCCATACCAAGCCACATTGTTCTGGAAATATATCTCCCTCTTCTGAACTCAACCAAGGATTGTACTCTAGATGTTGAAGAGAAGCACCTTTACTTAGTGTCGGAAAAACCAGCTAAATATAGGCTTGATATTAACTTACCATATGCAGTCAATGACCAGTGTGGAACAGCCAAATTTGATAAGTCTAAGCACACTCTTGTTGTTTCCCTACCAGTGATTAGGCAACATTATGCCAGCCATAACTCTTTGAAAGTTGACAGTGGGGTGGAAAGTGAAGAAAACTCAGGCTCGAGTGATGACGACAAGGAGAAGTTAGTAGAAGAGTTGTCTTCTACTCCAGCAGAGGCAACTACTGCAGAGCCACAGACATGTGAATCCAATAATGACTTATTCATTAATCCTTCCTTAGCATACACACTGCCTGAGTACACCCACAATGCCCTAGATGATACTGTAGCCTTCACCTTCCATGTGAAAAACACTGAACCTGACTCTGTCAAGGTCAAGCAagatggaaataaaatatacatcaaGTTTACCACTGTTGGTTCAGGATTTGTCCCAGTTTACTATGCAgctatcattatttttgatgaACATTCTAAATTTGAAAATGTTTCCGGGGAGGCCTGGGATAACAATGTTATTCTGCAGATGGATGTTGTTGGCGAGTTGCCTAAGACATTCCAAATTGGGTTAAATGAAGAGTCATTAGTGTCTGAGCATTTTAATGTCAGCCCCGAAGACAAGGTTAACAAATTAGATATGGAAACAGCATCTGATAATGGAAATAAGTCTGATGAAGTAGCACCAGTTATAGCAGTGAACAATAGGGGTTCTGAGACAAATATTGTTGTCTCATCTAATGATCaagatgaagatgatgatgatgaagaggaAAGTCCTTCAAATGGGCGAGAAATAGTGTGGGCTGAAGGTACTCATAATGTGAGCAGCGCTAAGAGCATCCTCCGCAAGTCTCTTGGGAGAAGTTACTCTGAGTCCAGCATGGGTGATGTGGCCTCATCTATGGATTACATCAGCTCAGATTGCATCCCCGAAGAGTCAAGCCTGAAGAAGACTGTTAGGTTCAACAATGTTATTGCCAGGAAATTTTACAGGTATGACACATTATTTTGATGGTACCATATCCATTCATTATAGCTGTCTGCTTCTTATCATTATAGAAAGTTATCAATTATCTATTATGCGTTTAGTTAATCTTGTTTGCCAAGCACTTGTATCATAATCaaaacaaatcatttattttatgatgacATACTTTTGCAAATTCATTcacattatgtaggtataggtaaccTAACCTGgccggtcgaatggcgtagtggttagtggccctgactgctatgccgaaggtcccgggttcgattcccggctggggcagatatttgtttaaagacaaatatttgtactcgggtcttgggtgttgatatttatatttaatatctatctatctatgtatttgtgtagatatatcagctggccgatacccataatacaggctctgcctagcttggggtcggatggccgtgtgtgagatgtccccacatattattattattaacctaggtacctatattaaattagttttacactcattttacatattttccTAACTACGTAGATACACCTACTTTACAGGTACATTTGATAAACGCCTAGCAATTAACTTTTTTGGCATTTCAGATACAATTCATCAATTGAAGGTCAGAAGAAGAAGAACCAGCGCAAGAAGAGTAAAAAGCGCTCCCAGGAGAGACGCAAGAGCGAGAGCGAGGCTGACGACGAGCACACGAATGAGTCTACCATGGTTTGTATAGCCCTCACACTTACACATATTAGGCCATTGGAATACactatatattatagtatatttcaTAGGAACATACTCTTTACTGCTTGACGCATTTAATTGGATTTTATTTCACCTTGTTCAGTCAATCAGTGACATTGACTACTTTTCCGAGAGTTACGAGGACTTTAGACTAAGAAGAAAGCTATAATATTTCTGTGTTGTTATGTTGTTGGACTGTCACAAAATTCAGCAATCTTATAAtccattaattttatttccagcCTGCCAAACCGAAGTCTGTTCTGAAGAAGCGTTGCGACAGCGGACTAGCGGACACCTCCGACGCTGACACCGATTTCAAGAACACTCCCGACCAGTATAGCTGCAGCCAAGACAATAACTGGAAACCCGATAGCAATAAGTCCGTACTGAACATCGTAGGAAATAGTAAAAGTAAACCTGAGCCCACTATATGGGAATCAGACAAGTGCTCTGAAAAGGAACGCGAAGGCAAAGCCATGCCGAACCCACCAATCAACTGTGATAACATCAAACATAACACCAATCTCTATGATCCGGATAAACTGAATCCCGGCAAGAACCTTGAAGTAAAGTTCAAAAACGATCTCATCTTTGACTTGGACATGTGAGAGTGTCCTGGTCAACCCTCGATATATAAGGTGCACTATAATTTAGGAGCATACTAATAGTAATAATGTTTTCCCTTTCCCAGTGGGTTACACCCAAATTAACTTTTACCTTTCCCAGTAATAGcatagataaaatatttttacatgtaGATATTACGTAAGATTGCATGCACTCCAAAATACTGTAGCCGTATTCAAAGATGGCCTTAATATCGATAAAAACTAATCAAAAAATCGTATAGAGTGGAATTTTATGTGTAAAATTCCGTAAACAAGGTCCATTTATACAAAATGTGAGAGGATCGTCGACTAGCATCGAGAATAGCAGGTGTTTACTGATAGAATTCAACTCTGTATTAGAAAATTTCAGGCTAACAGATAACTTTGTCTGCATTCGCAACGTCTATCTATGTGTAGGAATATTTTATCTATGcttacataaatttaacaatTATGTTCCTTTtacatttttagttttagtggtGTAGTATTATATTTCTGCTGCATTTAGTTTAGCAATAGTGTGCTGTCTGGCGTGGTGACTTTAGTTGATTATGTTTCAAATCATGAGCtatcattttataattttatcgatCCTAGGTAGTTTTAATTTCACGTTTTATTCGATTTATGTTTATGGGTAATAACtttacttatacctatacaaATGTTTTTAACGAATCTGCTCACTCATAGCAATAacattttatcatattatatacAATAACAACTAAATAAATGCATTTCGAAGGTACAAATCATAAGTGGTCTGatgaaatattgttttacATGAATATACATGATTAGTCAATTATATTAAAGAAATGCTTTTTTAACATTGACCGACGTGGATGTATCATACATGCGTGTTTGTATCATGCATGAGAAAtgaagtataaaattaacttttagtttttaaaattaattacattttatttgtttaaatgtcTGGAATGTCTCAAAAGATATCACAAAATGCATTTTCTAACATAACCATTTCAGTCTCATCAaactatacctaagtactaatttaaacacaatgttcaaaattctaaattgttaattcatctaatacctacttagcttTATTTAGACGAATATTGTAGCGTGAGAAACGAACCTTAGTGCGGATTCACACATGATTTcgcattgtattttattttaacagaaacttctgtatttaaaattcaCAATGCGAAATATTTTCATTGCGGCACGGTCTGCTACACATACTAacaaatatatacatataatggCTATCTCCAACTTCCATCCTataattcaattttttttaaagaaaattggcaataaattttaataatggtCTCGTCACGTACCAATAAGTTATAGTGGTTCTGTTTTGTCACGTGGGTACTAATAGTGGTTCCGTTTTGGTCTGACCTTaacaatatattaaaaaaactttaatcaTGTACTTTGTGGTGTTTATTGAATACATTGTTTGACGTAATACATTCAGTTTTTCATTTGAATACATATATGATACAAATGTAGAAATCCTTGCAGCATCATACCATTACCAAAATAAAGACGCGAAGCTGTCTCTCCACCTGCGGGCAAGCGGAGCGGTGTATGAGTTTTTGTAGAAAAAACTACACAAACTAAATAACCGCTCTGGTGTCTCTGGTCATAGACTAGAACAACGGTCAGCAACAGGCGGACCGCGGTCCGTTTGCGGACCGCGAAAGGTTGAACTTCGGACCCCCAAATATTGTAATGTAGGCATGTCAAGTAGGGTAACAGTACCGGTTATCGGCCACTTAAGCGACTTGTTGACTTCAGAGTTAATTTCTATCATAATACTGTGTGTCAagattttccaaaaaaatatcattcgATCTTTCAATAGTCTAGTTTCATAAAACCTAACGTTTATAGACGTAGCAGTGATACAtgattttcaaaaaaatatttttcgtaaAAATAGCAAATATACCGGTTATCGGCCATTTTACCCAGTTATCGTCCACGAGTGCACTGGTTATCGGCCACCTAATTCACAGTAGAAAAACGAGTTTTATTCAGTAGTTCAGggtttattaaataacaaattaaaatctaaAGTCAAACAAATAGCTACTCTTGGCATTGGCATCGATAAACATTATCGGCCGTTTTATTATCTAATGGCCGGAATCAGGTttaattttacctattttCTGCCGCCCGCTATTTCAGACGGCCGGAATCAGGTGTaatttttacctattttcGGCCGCTTTTTCGACGGCCGGATATAGGTTTTGTTTGAACTGGTTATCGGCCGCTTAACattcgttatttttttaaggtcATATCTTTGAAACTATGAGGTATTCTGGCGGCCGGAATCTGGTTGTCAATTCACAAAATTATAGCTGTTCACTAATATAATGGAATCTATGTTAGTGCACTTAAGGTTTTCGCAATATAGGCAAAATTTCATGACTACAATATACCCGTTTTCCGACCACCCGGCCGGAAACTAGATATTGGAATAAATCGATAACCTATTGTCCGACCAccgaaaatattacaaattatgaaaaagtttGTTAGTTTGGGCACTtgaatattgaaattaaacatacttTAATTCACACAAACCAATTCAATCACTTATAAAACAGTAGGAACACTTAAAAACTTACCTCTGAAAATCAGTCCACCTGctattttttctgctaaattTGCCACGAATCCACACACCAAATTTTGAAATGGTGACTGAGGGCTCAGTTGGCAAATTTCGAGATCATGCCGTCGGATTATGAACCGTGATGTTCGCCCGGGTCGAATGGCGCGAAATTAGAAAGGAGATGTCTCGATACTAtcctattattaaaaataacgtGTGAAGTGGCCGGAAAGGGGTAGTGGCCGGCAAACTGGTACGTTTACcctatacctaaataaatacgcAATACAGTGAAACCTGGATAAGTGAGATTCCAAGGGACCAACATTTTTGACCCACTTATAGAGGTATTCCACTAAGACAGTGTCTCAGATATCCaggtttaaataatataaatttcatttaaagaGGGTCCCATACTAGTTGCGATTACAAGAACAggaatattatattacatgTAGTCCCAGTTAGAGAGgttatgaatgtatgtatCTCAGTTACAGaggtaaatttatttaaagttttatttcaataatttacaagagttaattaaaacatagttaTTGTCTCTGCTATAGAGATAAATACATTAGATTTCTCAATTATAGAGGTAACATTACCATTCCAATATATAATAAGAATCCCATTTAAAGAGGTTTGCTTTGTCTCACTAACAGACGTAAACAAGTGCTAAAGTGCCGGGACCTCAGCATGAGACCCAGATATGGAGGTTTCCCACTTATCCAGGTTTCACTGTATTTTGAACCAATCTAACttagtacctatctaatctAATTAATCTGTTTTACAACATCGATATCGATCAAAACATCGCACCGCCGCCGCGAGTCGCGTCGAGTCTGTTCAttacgtacttacctatagcTTCTCCGAcgaccataataattataataaggaGAACGATGAAGAAGATATTGCAGTGTTTACAAAATCTTTGGCCGTTCCAGTCTTTGCAGAGATAGGCAAGCTATCTCTGTTTCTTAAGTCACCCTTTGAAGTTGATGCAGTCGCCGAATGGACAGATGTCTGCCAAGCAAAAGTCCTTGCTGCCAAGTTATTATAAGTACCAAATGGAAATAATC is a window from the Plutella xylostella chromosome 10, ilPluXylo3.1, whole genome shotgun sequence genome containing:
- the LOC119693753 gene encoding 39S ribosomal protein L16, mitochondrial encodes the protein MLSQQFLRLTLGSLKTHNVVISPVAGIKYFPPPKNYDDIELPERKRLRVYEKVPQFPPNLKPPKMQKRLRYMRGPELLHNTLQLKQFGVVATGGGRMRHEHFEMARLVVARHLDQKRMFAIWRLEPVWQPITKKGQGQRMGGGKGAIDHYVTPIKTGRIILEIGGKCEYAEVQTMLRIIAERLPFAAEPVSQQIMEKKAADEKWREENNRNPYTMKYIIQNNMGGCHKHLSPFDHRWYGKYV
- the LOC119693682 gene encoding protein kintoun — encoded protein: MATGVKPREEDVQFSRTDLEAIQEAMKNKKFRELLAEYCDEMRDPASQALYQKEMTQLEKERGYDVTFINPKGGYVIKTSVAGDRKAFINICSNGYVGKPSCNIKVIDGKKGMNWLIPYSLIPPREDYDAKRQKCVIYDVVFHPDTLRMADQNKQFRELVNNTAFDALKKTYNIHLDSNNLRFPKSLYKGMANPAVIRKEDPDYQPPTEEETEHLSPEIMEKLYPQHNYQQPKPDNLNEKKQSRKNEKNVTSEFRHSTKNGYTVPKYIIKQQKNVDLQEYTFHKDSKQHSAIPSHIVLEIYLPLLNSTKDCTLDVEEKHLYLVSEKPAKYRLDINLPYAVNDQCGTAKFDKSKHTLVVSLPVIRQHYASHNSLKVDSGVESEENSGSSDDDKEKLVEELSSTPAEATTAEPQTCESNNDLFINPSLAYTLPEYTHNALDDTVAFTFHVKNTEPDSVKVKQDGNKIYIKFTTVGSGFVPVYYAAIIIFDEHSKFENVSGEAWDNNVILQMDVVGELPKTFQIGLNEESLVSEHFNVSPEDKVNKLDMETASDNGNKSDEVAPVIAVNNRGSETNIVVSSNDQDEDDDDEEESPSNGREIVWAEGTHNVSSAKSILRKSLGRSYSESSMGDVASSMDYISSDCIPEESSLKKTVRFNNVIARKFYRYNSSIEGQKKKNQRKKSKKRSQERRKSESEADDEHTNESTMPAKPKSVLKKRCDSGLADTSDADTDFKNTPDQYSCSQDNNWKPDSNKSVLNIVGNSKSKPEPTIWESDKCSEKEREGKAMPNPPINCDNIKHNTNLYDPDKLNPGKNLEVKFKNDLIFDLDM